The bacterium DNA window ACTACTGTTACTATTTGTCCGGCTCTTTTCTTTGTTTGTCGCTCAACTCGAATCATGCCGTCTTTGAAAGGAGACTTCAGGACGTTCTTTTCAATATGCGCTTTACACTGACATTGTGCCACTGGCTGTGAACACGCCGGGCAAGCCCTACCAAAGTCAGATGAATACACTAGACCGTCTTTTTTCTCTCGCTGTTTACTCATAGCTACGCATATTAGCAAGCTTTTGAAACGTTGCAAAACGTCCTATTGACCTCGTTCTGCAGCACGCTCTCTCATTCGATCAATCAGGTTTCGTATTCGTTCTTGGGTTGCAGGGTCTTTCCCCTCCATAAGTTTTTCCATCCGATTTTCAAAAGAGCTTATGTTTGTATTTTGAACAATGCTTTTTGGTTGAGTCCTGGATGATGATGCCCCGGATGATGATGTGGAGGTATTCGAGAGTTCAGAGAGGTCCCGAAGTGAAATGAGGGGATTCTTGGTTTTTGAACCCTGAGAAGCTCTGGGTAGCGGTGTTGATTCCATCGTATTCAGACTGGGGGAATCTGAGCTCTTGTCGTCGGCCTCTGCTCCTTGTTCTTGTTGAGCGAGCGGAACGAATCTCGCTTCATCTGAAAGAGAGGCTTCTCCAGAAAACGCTGCAACAATGCCATCCCGAATGTCTACAGGATAGGAATCAAGGACCAGTTGGTTTGATTGAGTGGTGTTTTCTGACGAGCTTATCGGCAGACTCGTTTCGACAGGAAGGCTAGAGGACTGTGAAGAGCGGCTAGAAAAGCTTTCCCGGTTGATGAGTATCCCGAGGCCAACGCTTATAAAAAGCACTGATATCGCGGATAATCGGACGAGAGTGCTGGAGAAAAAACGGGGAGCTCTACGTCTTGCGCCCACTTTTTCAGCCGCTTTTTCAAGCGCCTCTTCAGCGGATTTCTTCGCTTGAGTAACATGCTTTTCCTGGCGAAGTTGTTGTGCAAGTTCGGTGAGTGGATTCTCTCCGCCTATGCCGACAGTCGCTCTTCTCGCGGTCTGATCAATTTGCACGCGAGTAATAATGTCATTATCAATCCATGCATCAGGCCTCCATGAGAGAGATGCTACAATGGCAATCCCCTTATTTTTCCAAATTCCATTAGCGAGGGTATGTGCATACATCTCTCGAAATTTATCTGGAATTGAGAGAAAAGGGTCCTTCATAATTAAGAGAGGAAATGATTGTAGGCTGATCTGAAGGAGGGCAAGCGCATGAGCTTCTTGTGTTGAGAGGTCCGTTAGTGCTTTTTCCCCGATGGAGTAGAGTCCATGCTCCTGAAGTATTGTGTCTAATTCGTTCGCAGGGACTCCACTCTCTGAAAGTAGAGTCCGAGCCGTTGTCTCTGCACGATAACGGATATTTTCGAATCCGATGAATATTGCTTGTGTTGGATCGTATGCTTTGCCATCAAACATGATGCGGAAAGAAGAGGGATTTTCGAGCTTTCCTCGGAGAGCAAGCTCATATTCATAGAGCTTTTCAGGCGCGTGACTTCTAAAGACCGCGATCCGACCTGAGCGACAGGTCACAGTCTTGGCGACAGCCCCATCAGAGAGAATCCGTTGTATGGTAAGAACGTGGTCGCTCATTTTCGATAATTAGACTAAGATTACTCCTAAAGTCTCGGCATTTTATCAAATGTTCTTGACCTCGACACTGAACACTCTTTGTGATAAAACGGAGTTTTATCAACATTCGTTTTCTCAAAGTTCGAGTAGGGGCCATGTTTAAGAAATCTTAAGGAAATGTCGAGTTTTCTATGACCAAATATTGGTAGCTTAGCTAGGCTATCACTGCTTAGCGAGGGTGAGGGGACAAAGATGAAAAGAGCGTTATGGTCGGCACTATTATACTTGGGAAGTGGAGCATTCGGATTGCTCTTCCCCGCCGTGGTTTGCGCTGATTATGCGAAAATAGGGGATTTCACATATGTACATTCCACGGGACGAGTGGCTGCAATCGTAGTTCCTGACTCAGAAGATTATCCAGGCCTCTTTGTTCTCTCAACAGCCATCCCAGTCCCCGCACAACTCTTTGACCCACAAATGTTGACCGTTGAACAGCAGGCACAAAGTCTCTTTCTGGAGTTTGATACAGAGAATAAGACATTTTCAAGACTCCTTCTCGGAGAGCAAGAGTTTGAGATCCGAGGAAACTTCACCTTGGTACTTGGTGATAAGGAGGGATCTGTACGCCTTTCTGTATCCACAACAGAAAGCCTTCCTCTTGTTACGCTTTTTGTGAATTCATCGACAGGGAATAAAGACACTCTCGGCTTCATAGGCCTTACTCATGCTTTTACAGAGTCCGAGGAATTCGCGTCTGATCTTCAAGCATGGACGGTCTCGTCTGAGAGCTCAACGCTCGTCAAAGATTACTCTCTTGGGGTACAGGGTCAATTGTTATTAGGAGATGCCATCGTAGCATCCAAGTTCGTGGGGGTTCGGATAGAGGATAAACACCTGTGTCGAGCTCCAAACTCGATTGTATTGAATGTCGAGAAATCACAACAAGCAAAAGCGATGAAAGCAAAAGATCTTCCAAGCCTCATTTATTTAGATAATGCAAGACTTCGTATTCAGTCG harbors:
- a CDS encoding translation initiation factor Sui1 produces the protein MSKQREKKDGLVYSSDFGRACPACSQPVAQCQCKAHIEKNVLKSPFKDGMIRVERQTKKRAGQIVTVVRGAELPARELKELARSLKCACASGGTVKDGNIEIQGDHAELLIRELDKLGFPAKRSGG